A DNA window from Microcystis aeruginosa NIES-843 contains the following coding sequences:
- a CDS encoding competence/damage-inducible protein A, translating into MAAEIICVGTELLLGDIVNTNAQYLALELAKLGIPHYYQTVVGDNVERLKKAIAIARERSSILIFTGGLGPTPDDLTTETIADFFQTSLREDQEILAEIEAKFTSLGREMPPSNSKQALIPMGADFLPNPTGTAPGMIWQPEANVTILTFPGVPSEMKRMWVETAIPYLESQGWGKERIYSRYLKFRGIGESALAEKVAHLFDLTNPTVAPYASLGEVRLRIATKAPSLEAALQVIEPVATEIKEIAGLDYFGADDDTLPAVVGELLRWQKQTLSVAESCTGGGLGEIITQIAGSSDYFGGGVISYDNRVKVALLDVNEGDLNNFGAVSAIVAQQMALGVQKRLATDWGISITGIAGPGGGSETKPVGLVYIGLASPEGNVTVSEHRFGENRDRLTIRQISAYTALDRLRRNLLIMS; encoded by the coding sequence ATGGCCGCTGAAATTATTTGTGTAGGAACGGAATTATTATTAGGGGATATAGTTAATACTAACGCCCAATATTTAGCCCTAGAATTGGCAAAATTAGGCATTCCCCATTATTATCAAACGGTGGTGGGGGATAATGTAGAAAGACTGAAAAAAGCGATCGCTATTGCCCGAGAACGTTCTTCAATTTTAATTTTTACTGGCGGACTCGGACCGACTCCCGACGATTTAACCACAGAAACAATCGCCGATTTTTTCCAAACGTCCCTCAGAGAAGATCAAGAGATTTTAGCAGAAATCGAGGCTAAATTTACGAGCTTAGGGCGAGAAATGCCTCCTAGTAACAGTAAACAGGCTTTAATACCCATGGGAGCCGATTTTTTGCCAAATCCGACGGGAACCGCCCCCGGAATGATCTGGCAACCAGAGGCTAACGTGACTATTCTCACTTTCCCCGGAGTACCCTCAGAAATGAAGAGAATGTGGGTAGAAACGGCGATTCCTTACCTAGAAAGTCAAGGATGGGGCAAAGAGAGGATTTATAGTCGTTACCTCAAATTTCGCGGTATCGGTGAGTCAGCTTTAGCGGAAAAAGTTGCCCATTTATTTGATCTGACTAATCCCACCGTTGCCCCCTATGCTAGTTTAGGCGAAGTGCGTTTGCGAATTGCGACCAAAGCCCCTTCTTTAGAGGCTGCTTTGCAGGTAATTGAACCGGTAGCGACGGAAATTAAGGAAATCGCCGGATTAGATTATTTTGGGGCTGATGATGATACTTTACCTGCGGTGGTGGGGGAACTTTTGCGGTGGCAAAAACAAACTTTGAGTGTGGCAGAATCCTGTACTGGAGGGGGATTAGGGGAAATTATCACCCAAATCGCCGGCAGTTCCGATTATTTTGGGGGTGGGGTTATTTCCTACGATAATCGGGTAAAAGTTGCCCTCTTAGACGTAAATGAAGGGGATTTAAATAATTTCGGGGCTGTCAGTGCCATTGTTGCCCAACAGATGGCGCTAGGGGTGCAAAAACGCCTCGCTACGGATTGGGGGATCAGTATCACGGGTATTGCCGGACCAGGAGGAGGCAGTGAGACAAAACCCGTGGGCCTAGTTTATATCGGTTTAGCCAGTCCTGAGGGAAATGTTACCGTATCAGAGCATCGTTTCGGAGAAAATCGAGATCGCTTGACAATTCGCCAGATTAGTGCCTATACCGCCCTCGATCGCCTACGCCGGAATTTATTAATAATGTCTTAA
- a CDS encoding AbrB/MazE/SpoVT family DNA-binding domain-containing protein yields the protein MTVANSSLSQQYILDIEPEGRLTLPQEIQQILNLESGDRLILTLEDSGKLQLVSLKAQLIFRGVLIFDIFLKLVYCDTTTTSHKICPCPQNSLILTIYLFQVV from the coding sequence ATGACAGTTGCTAATTCATCACTTTCTCAACAATACATACTTGATATTGAACCAGAAGGACGTTTAACTTTACCCCAAGAAATCCAACAAATTCTTAATTTAGAATCTGGAGATAGATTAATCTTAACTCTGGAAGATAGCGGCAAACTCCAATTAGTCAGCCTCAAAGCACAGCTAATATTCAGGGGAGTCTTGATTTTCGACATATTTCTTAAGTTGGTCTATTGTGACACCACCACAACTAGCCACAAAATATGCCCCTGTCCACAAAATTCTCTTATCTTGACCATATATCTCTTTCAAGTGGTCTGA
- a CDS encoding DUF4359 domain-containing protein, translating to MKLVRLGGMVVGVVLGGIAGILLTTNPNRQDYEQYASQRLTSYLKDNVCARAQASIEVQALLRGYCKMLVDTGHPFLQEAIATNTTRKNFVIFSVYQTELWFPPPLPSYHFSTVGFLNKLYIYEALEL from the coding sequence ATGAAATTGGTGCGGTTAGGGGGAATGGTGGTAGGAGTGGTTTTAGGGGGAATTGCGGGGATATTGCTGACAACTAACCCCAATCGTCAAGATTACGAACAATACGCTTCCCAGAGGTTAACTAGCTATCTTAAGGATAATGTCTGCGCTCGAGCGCAAGCTTCCATCGAGGTGCAGGCTCTCTTGCGGGGTTACTGTAAAATGTTGGTGGATACGGGTCATCCTTTTTTACAAGAAGCGATCGCCACTAACACCACTAGAAAGAATTTTGTCATTTTCAGCGTTTATCAAACGGAATTATGGTTCCCTCCCCCTTTACCTAGTTATCACTTCAGCACCGTCGGTTTTTTGAATAAATTATACATCTACGAAGCTTTAGAATTGTAG